A part of Desulfomicrobium baculatum DSM 4028 genomic DNA contains:
- a CDS encoding branched-chain amino acid ABC transporter substrate-binding protein: MKRFSGLVIAACLTLLTSTAFGADTVKIGVAGAHTGDLASYGLPTVNAAKLVAKDINAKGGIDGKQIELLIQDEECKPEKATNAATKLVSDGAVVVVGHICSGATKAALPIYTEAKIVTMSPSATNPELTQSGQYPTFFRTIASDDAQALLGVDFAIDKLGAKKIAVLHDKGDYGKGYAEYAQKFIKEGGKAEVVLFEGVTPGAVDYSAVVQKVRQAGADTVMFGGYHPEASKIVSQLKKKRVDVKFISDDGVKDDTFIKVAGADAEGVYASGPQDVSALEMNKAAKAAHMAEFGTEPGAFFDAAYAAMQALVNAIDKADSTDSDKIMAVLRSENVDTTVGTIKFDARGDAEGVGFSMYQVQGGAYVELK, encoded by the coding sequence ATGAAACGTTTTTCTGGTCTCGTGATCGCTGCGTGCCTGACTTTGCTGACCAGTACGGCATTTGGTGCCGACACCGTCAAGATCGGCGTGGCGGGAGCGCACACAGGTGATCTGGCCTCTTACGGCCTGCCGACGGTCAATGCCGCCAAGCTCGTGGCGAAGGACATCAACGCCAAGGGCGGTATCGACGGCAAGCAGATCGAGCTTTTGATCCAGGACGAAGAGTGCAAGCCTGAAAAGGCGACCAACGCAGCGACCAAGCTCGTTTCCGACGGCGCGGTCGTGGTTGTCGGGCACATCTGTTCCGGCGCCACCAAGGCTGCCCTGCCCATTTATACCGAAGCCAAGATCGTGACCATGTCTCCTTCGGCCACCAACCCCGAGCTGACCCAGAGCGGCCAGTACCCCACGTTCTTCCGCACCATCGCTTCCGATGACGCCCAGGCTCTGCTTGGCGTCGACTTCGCCATCGACAAGCTGGGCGCCAAGAAGATCGCGGTGCTGCACGACAAGGGCGACTACGGCAAGGGTTACGCCGAGTACGCACAGAAGTTCATCAAGGAAGGCGGCAAGGCTGAAGTTGTCCTCTTTGAGGGCGTGACCCCCGGCGCCGTGGATTACTCCGCCGTGGTCCAGAAAGTTCGTCAGGCCGGCGCGGACACCGTCATGTTCGGCGGCTACCATCCTGAAGCTTCCAAAATCGTTTCCCAGCTGAAGAAGAAGCGCGTCGACGTGAAGTTCATCTCCGACGACGGCGTGAAGGACGACACCTTCATCAAGGTCGCAGGCGCCGATGCCGAAGGCGTTTACGCTTCCGGTCCCCAGGACGTCAGCGCTCTGGAAATGAACAAGGCCGCCAAGGCCGCTCACATGGCCGAATTCGGCACTGAGCCCGGCGCATTCTTCGACGCCGCCTATGCAGCCATGCAGGCCCTGGTCAACGCCATCGACAAGGCCGATTCCACCGACTCCGACAAGATCATGGCCGTGCTTCGCAGCGAAAACGTGGACACCACCGTCGGCACGATCAAGTTTGACGCCCGTGGCGATGCCGAAGGCGTAGGTTTCTCCATGTACCAGGTGCAGGGCGGCGCTTACGTGGAACTGAAGTAG
- a CDS encoding tetratricopeptide repeat protein: METNNAFPQAARRRALYFLLACLGLMLFAAVSFRVENPSIVQHEERREMPGGGGMEQMGGDMAAVSAMMKKLQDNPEDIEAMRSLGMSFMDMQAWDKAMSFWDMILERNQNDVMALNQKGFCLFELEKYAEAAEFFERMLAIEQQNFHAHYNLGVIYKYYLTQPEKAVAHFQAVIDAAPDDPGLVSNAQRELDSK, encoded by the coding sequence ATGGAGACGAATAACGCTTTTCCCCAGGCCGCCCGTCGTCGGGCGTTGTATTTCCTGCTGGCCTGTCTTGGCCTCATGCTTTTCGCGGCGGTGAGCTTTCGGGTGGAGAATCCATCCATCGTGCAGCACGAGGAGCGCCGGGAGATGCCCGGCGGCGGAGGCATGGAGCAGATGGGCGGAGACATGGCCGCCGTGTCCGCCATGATGAAGAAACTGCAGGATAACCCGGAAGATATCGAGGCCATGCGCTCCCTTGGCATGTCGTTCATGGACATGCAGGCCTGGGATAAGGCCATGTCGTTCTGGGACATGATTCTCGAGCGTAACCAGAACGATGTGATGGCTCTCAATCAAAAGGGCTTTTGCCTTTTCGAGCTTGAGAAATACGCCGAGGCCGCAGAGTTTTTCGAGCGCATGCTGGCCATTGAGCAGCAGAATTTTCATGCCCACTACAATCTGGGCGTCATCTACAAGTATTATTTGACGCAGCCGGAGAAAGCCGTGGCCCATTTTCAGGCCGTGATCGACGCCGCGCCGGATGATCCCGGACTCGTCAGCAACGCACAGCGGGAACTGGACAGTAAGTAA
- a CDS encoding CcmD family protein, which yields MNYLFIANACIWLGVGGYVLFLARQHSVLERRVRQLEIIDGDE from the coding sequence ATGAATTACCTTTTTATCGCCAATGCGTGCATCTGGCTGGGCGTGGGCGGATACGTCCTGTTCCTGGCCCGGCAGCACAGTGTTTTGGAACGCCGCGTACGGCAACTGGAGATCATTGATGGAGACGAATAA
- the ccsA gene encoding cytochrome c biogenesis protein CcsA, translated as MFRIYPKVLMVLACASMALMAVGQYAIWFYAPEEMTMGLVQKVFYFHLPLAWWSFVAFFGVCAASVMVLWTGRECWDVLAGVLAEIGVLFSGLALVTGSIWGRAAWNTWWTWDPRLSTTLVMWFVYAGYLVLRSADVGGTKGAKVRAVLGIVAFLDVPLVFLSARLWRSIHPAVLASKGGGLEPEMWTAVWINVLAWGALFGTLVLARYHGAGLKRRVEAALIRIQEKTLQ; from the coding sequence ATGTTTCGCATCTATCCAAAAGTACTCATGGTTCTTGCCTGCGCGAGCATGGCGCTGATGGCGGTGGGACAATACGCCATCTGGTTTTACGCCCCCGAGGAAATGACCATGGGGCTGGTGCAGAAGGTCTTCTATTTCCATCTGCCGCTCGCGTGGTGGTCCTTTGTCGCTTTTTTCGGGGTCTGCGCCGCAAGCGTGATGGTGCTCTGGACCGGCCGGGAGTGCTGGGACGTTCTGGCCGGGGTGCTGGCCGAGATCGGGGTTCTTTTCAGCGGCCTGGCCCTCGTCACCGGATCCATCTGGGGGCGGGCGGCCTGGAATACATGGTGGACGTGGGACCCGCGTCTGTCCACCACGCTCGTGATGTGGTTCGTGTACGCCGGTTATCTGGTCCTGCGTTCCGCCGACGTGGGCGGGACCAAGGGGGCGAAGGTGCGGGCCGTGCTCGGGATCGTGGCCTTTTTGGATGTGCCGCTGGTTTTTTTGTCGGCCAGGCTTTGGCGGTCCATCCATCCGGCCGTGCTCGCGTCCAAGGGTGGGGGGCTTGAGCCGGAGATGTGGACGGCGGTGTGGATCAATGTCCTGGCCTGGGGGGCGCTGTTCGGGACTCTGGTCCTGGCGCGTTACCACGGCGCTGGTCTGAAGCGGCGCGTCGAGGCGGCTCTGATCAGGATCCAGGAAAAGACCTTGCAATAA
- a CDS encoding heme exporter protein CcmB has translation MISSSLAIARKDLRLAFAGGQGPVQAVLLGLLLVFIFSLSAAPGERFSAQQAMAIFWLCSSFGVVLIFSLLFRFEEENDTATALLLSPLPVQGLWLGKTLAGLLLLLLCQVFFFPAALVFLGLDPGNNLVGLVLMVLGVDVGLCVLGGLIGAMGQGQGAKDALLTIIVFPLQIPLLLGGIRIGVGLMQGTALAGVADWFGLVMAFDAVFAGAALFLFPHVFRGE, from the coding sequence ATGATCTCGTCTTCACTGGCCATCGCCCGCAAAGACCTGCGTCTGGCCTTCGCCGGAGGGCAGGGGCCGGTCCAGGCGGTTCTGCTCGGGCTCTTGCTGGTTTTCATCTTCAGCCTTTCCGCGGCTCCGGGCGAACGTTTTTCCGCCCAGCAGGCCATGGCCATCTTCTGGCTGTGCAGCTCCTTCGGGGTGGTCCTTATTTTTTCCCTGCTTTTTCGTTTCGAAGAGGAGAACGACACGGCCACGGCCCTGCTGCTGTCCCCTCTGCCGGTACAGGGATTGTGGCTGGGCAAGACGTTGGCAGGGCTTCTGCTTCTTCTGCTGTGCCAGGTTTTCTTTTTTCCGGCGGCCCTTGTCTTTCTTGGTCTTGACCCTGGAAACAACCTGGTCGGGCTCGTGCTCATGGTGCTGGGCGTGGACGTCGGCCTGTGCGTGCTGGGCGGGCTCATCGGGGCCATGGGCCAGGGGCAGGGGGCCAAGGACGCGCTCTTGACCATCATTGTTTTTCCGTTGCAGATACCGCTGCTTCTCGGCGGAATTCGTATCGGGGTCGGGCTGATGCAGGGCACTGCCCTGGCCGGGGTCGCGGATTGGTTCGGACTTGTCATGGCGTTTGACGCAGTTTTTGCGGGCGCGGCACTTTTTCTGTTCCCTCATGTCTTCAGAGGGGAATAA
- the ccmA gene encoding heme ABC exporter ATP-binding protein CcmA, with protein sequence MMSRGSLLTLRGVSHFFGSRLIFKGVSCDLAPGSIMLVAGPNGAGKTTLLKIMAGLTPPRAGTVERTVPDRAMAFMGHQTFVYPALTALGNLEFWNSVYGRGLDDAALLGLLDRVGLKGFALEAAGTFSRGMAQRLSLARVLLVEPALVFLDEPSTGLDTASQALLHGELEAARARGAGIVWISHDLDRDLKRADMVLGLGGRGMSYFGPAQGFSPEGP encoded by the coding sequence ATGATGAGCCGAGGTTCCCTGCTGACCCTGCGCGGGGTCAGCCATTTTTTCGGCTCCAGGCTGATCTTCAAGGGAGTGTCCTGCGACCTGGCTCCGGGCAGCATCATGCTCGTGGCCGGTCCCAACGGCGCGGGCAAGACCACGCTTTTGAAGATCATGGCCGGGTTGACCCCGCCCCGGGCGGGCACGGTGGAACGCACGGTCCCGGATCGGGCCATGGCCTTCATGGGACACCAGACCTTTGTCTATCCGGCGCTCACGGCCCTGGGCAATCTCGAATTCTGGAACAGCGTCTACGGGCGCGGCCTGGACGACGCTGCTCTGCTCGGCCTTCTAGACCGGGTCGGCCTCAAGGGCTTCGCCCTGGAGGCGGCGGGCACGTTTTCCAGGGGCATGGCCCAGCGCCTGTCCCTGGCGCGGGTTCTCCTGGTCGAACCGGCGCTTGTGTTCCTGGATGAGCCGTCCACGGGTCTCGACACTGCTTCCCAGGCGTTGCTGCATGGCGAGCTGGAGGCCGCCCGGGCCCGGGGCGCGGGTATTGTCTGGATATCCCACGACCTGGATCGGGACCTGAAAAGGGCCGACATGGTTCTGGGTCTTGGCGGACGGGGCATGAGCTACTTTGGCCCGGCGCAGGGATTTTCTCCGGAGGGACCATGA
- a CDS encoding heme lyase CcmF/NrfE family subunit, whose product MHAISFTALLLSMLAAVGLTATAGMKALKDDFDTVALLEKGQILLTVVVLAVSAVLVQALVVRDFSYVYVRDYTDTFLPLFYAVTAFWAGQNGSFLFWYLCVALMGWCMIYTPGYSRLDNRTKVFFWLLLFLIEIFFLYALTGPSNPFMKLDPVPAEGRGLNPLLQNPGMIFHPPLLFLGYAGYTIPFCLALASRLSGNSREWLELCRNWNIVAWIFLTSGIILGAWWSYMELGWGGYWAWDPVENASLIPWLAGTAFIHTAIVGRTRKSLLRTNVFMVALTFLLCFFATFVVRSGMIDSLHAFGGSRMGIPLLVFMVLTMLLTLYVCLIARKDDSVHIDDFASRPGMLFLASWLFLCLGGIVFLGVLWPVLSSMWSANPVGLDAGFYNRVCLPLFAVLAFIMSVCPWFSQKSGISDKTALSLVLGAGAGAAVVMFALGYSQPLALFSAASGFMMIVSIALYFVRNKGARAFLPSWGAYGVHLGVALMVVGVAFSGPYKVETEAVLTKGQSMTVGSYEIVFNELTHDHDNPAMDTHAALLSVTQGGKPVGSLAPEKRLYRNFEQSTFAEVSVIPSLGEEIYATLLGFNEEGAVSLKVSVNPLVNWIWIGGTLSCLIAFLCWRKIERR is encoded by the coding sequence ATGCACGCCATCAGTTTCACCGCTCTGCTCCTGAGCATGCTGGCCGCCGTGGGCTTGACCGCGACGGCCGGGATGAAGGCCCTCAAAGATGATTTCGACACCGTCGCCCTGCTTGAAAAGGGACAGATCCTGCTGACCGTGGTGGTCCTGGCGGTCTCTGCCGTCCTGGTGCAGGCCTTGGTGGTCCGAGATTTCTCCTACGTCTATGTACGGGATTACACCGACACCTTTCTGCCGCTGTTCTATGCCGTCACGGCATTCTGGGCCGGGCAGAACGGATCTTTTCTGTTCTGGTATCTGTGCGTGGCCCTGATGGGCTGGTGCATGATCTACACCCCCGGGTACTCCCGGCTGGACAACAGGACAAAGGTGTTTTTCTGGCTGCTCCTTTTCCTGATCGAGATTTTTTTCCTGTACGCCCTGACCGGTCCGAGCAACCCGTTCATGAAGCTCGACCCTGTCCCGGCGGAAGGACGGGGACTCAATCCCCTGCTGCAGAATCCGGGCATGATATTCCATCCTCCTCTGCTTTTCCTGGGCTACGCCGGCTATACCATTCCCTTTTGCCTGGCCCTGGCTTCGCGCCTGTCGGGCAACAGCCGCGAGTGGCTGGAGCTGTGCCGGAACTGGAACATCGTGGCCTGGATCTTTTTGACCTCGGGCATCATCCTCGGGGCCTGGTGGTCCTACATGGAACTTGGCTGGGGCGGCTACTGGGCCTGGGATCCGGTTGAAAACGCATCGCTCATCCCCTGGCTGGCCGGCACCGCCTTCATCCATACCGCCATTGTCGGCCGCACGCGCAAGTCGCTGCTGCGCACCAACGTGTTCATGGTCGCCCTGACCTTTCTGCTCTGCTTTTTCGCCACCTTCGTGGTCCGCAGCGGCATGATCGACTCCCTGCACGCCTTCGGGGGCAGCCGCATGGGCATCCCGCTCCTGGTCTTCATGGTCCTGACGATGCTGCTGACCCTCTATGTCTGCCTGATAGCGCGCAAGGACGACTCCGTGCACATCGATGATTTCGCCAGTCGTCCGGGCATGCTCTTTCTGGCTTCCTGGCTCTTTTTGTGTCTGGGCGGCATTGTCTTTCTGGGCGTGCTCTGGCCTGTCCTCAGCAGCATGTGGAGCGCCAATCCCGTGGGCCTTGACGCCGGCTTCTACAACAGGGTCTGCCTGCCCCTTTTTGCCGTGCTGGCCTTTATCATGTCCGTCTGCCCCTGGTTTTCGCAGAAAAGCGGAATCAGCGACAAGACGGCGCTTAGCCTCGTGCTCGGCGCGGGAGCGGGTGCGGCGGTGGTCATGTTCGCCCTGGGCTACTCGCAGCCGCTGGCCCTTTTTTCCGCGGCCTCGGGCTTCATGATGATCGTCTCCATCGCCCTGTACTTTGTCCGCAACAAGGGCGCCCGGGCCTTCCTGCCGTCCTGGGGCGCTTACGGCGTGCATCTGGGCGTGGCGCTGATGGTCGTCGGCGTGGCCTTTTCCGGGCCCTACAAAGTGGAGACGGAGGCTGTGCTGACCAAGGGACAGTCCATGACCGTCGGCTCGTATGAGATCGTGTTCAACGAGCTGACCCATGATCACGACAATCCGGCCATGGACACCCACGCAGCCCTGCTGAGCGTGACCCAGGGCGGCAAGCCCGTGGGCAGCCTTGCGCCTGAGAAGCGGTTGTACCGCAACTTCGAGCAGTCGACCTTTGCCGAGGTCTCGGTCATCCCATCCCTGGGCGAGGAAATATACGCCACGCTGCTCGGCTTCAACGAAGAGGGCGCGGTCAGCCTGAAGGTCAGCGTCAACCCGCTGGTCAACTGGATCTGGATCGGGGGCACCCTGTCCTGTCTGATCGCGTTCCTGTGCTGGAGAAAGATCGAGCGCCGATGA
- a CDS encoding cytochrome c maturation protein CcmE, whose product MSTAKNQKWVYLVAVLLVGAGVGYLLFSGLSQNSVYFLNVSEALAMPAEKLSQARLFGMVAEKDIEHDPSAMGVSFYALDKDDPGKAIRVHYRGAVPDTFKAGVEVILEGSFTADTRVFEATTLLTKCPSKYEKNEKGQMRPPGSAG is encoded by the coding sequence ATGAGCACAGCAAAAAATCAGAAATGGGTCTACCTCGTTGCCGTCCTGCTTGTGGGGGCCGGAGTGGGCTATCTTCTCTTCAGTGGGCTGTCCCAGAATTCCGTGTATTTTCTGAATGTTTCCGAAGCGCTGGCCATGCCTGCCGAAAAACTGTCCCAGGCGAGGCTTTTTGGCATGGTCGCGGAGAAGGACATAGAGCATGACCCTTCGGCCATGGGCGTGTCCTTTTACGCCCTGGACAAGGACGACCCGGGCAAGGCCATCCGCGTTCACTATCGCGGGGCGGTGCCCGATACGTTCAAGGCCGGGGTCGAAGTCATCCTTGAGGGCTCGTTCACGGCCGATACCCGGGTCTTCGAAGCCACCACGCTGTTGACCAAATGTCCGTCCAAATACGAAAAAAATGAAAAGGGCCAGATGCGTCCTCCCGGGTCCGCAGGTTAG
- a CDS encoding D-glycero-alpha-D-manno-heptose-1,7-bisphosphate 7-phosphatase: MTTIDTILLDRDGTLIEERHYLSDPAQVALIPGVAAPMRRLAALGCSFYLASNQSGIGRGFFTAEDYHRVHARLVELLLAEGIALGGAAHCPHSPQDECECRKPRTGLWRQLATNFSLSPEKTVMIGDKIADIRFGQAIGCAETVLVLTGHGPEAAGKLGLGLPERPLLLCAPGPDRPTWLARDLGCYLEHLVQKKEHVHAHRI, translated from the coding sequence ATGACCACCATAGACACCATTCTGCTCGACCGCGACGGGACCCTGATTGAAGAGCGCCACTACTTGAGCGACCCCGCGCAGGTCGCGCTCATCCCGGGCGTGGCCGCCCCCATGCGCAGGCTGGCGGCGCTTGGCTGCAGCTTCTACCTGGCCAGCAACCAGAGCGGCATCGGGCGCGGCTTCTTTACTGCCGAAGACTACCACAGGGTGCACGCGCGGCTTGTGGAACTGCTGCTGGCCGAAGGCATCGCCCTTGGCGGCGCCGCCCATTGTCCCCACTCGCCGCAGGATGAATGCGAATGCCGCAAACCCCGCACCGGGCTTTGGCGGCAGCTGGCGACGAATTTCAGCCTGTCTCCCGAAAAAACGGTCATGATCGGAGACAAGATCGCCGATATCCGCTTCGGCCAGGCCATCGGTTGCGCCGAAACAGTGCTGGTCCTGACCGGCCACGGCCCTGAAGCCGCCGGAAAACTTGGCCTGGGCCTACCCGAAAGACCGCTGCTGCTGTGCGCTCCCGGCCCGGACCGGCCGACCTGGCTGGCGCGGGACCTTGGCTGCTATCTGGAGCATCTTGTGCAAAAAAAGGAACATGTGCATGCACATCGGATTTGA
- a CDS encoding glycosyltransferase family 4 protein, which produces MHIGFDAKRFFHNPTGLGNYSRSTIFGLAEHFPQHSYTLYTPRLSGPFCTLPACHGLHVQEACPLGRAFPALWRSLGIPRAARGHGLDIYHGLSHELPLTSFGSRTRTVVSMHDLLFLTHPHLYPWVDRQLYAFKYRQSCLRADIVVAISQKTADDVHELFAVPRERIRVAYQSCSPAFGVTRDQNEAHRLRTIHGLPERYVLFVGSLIPRKGAQTLISALAQVPGADRPDLVIVGKGPLEPALREQARDCGLAGRVHFLGQVADADLPGLYQQAALFAYPSVGEGFGIPILEALSSRVPVITSTGSCFAEPGGDAALYTTPGDASALAEALARVLRDSDLRHDMIAKGVRHAQNFHISRTSAALMQVYADLCTKR; this is translated from the coding sequence ATGCACATCGGATTTGACGCCAAACGCTTCTTCCACAACCCCACGGGGCTGGGCAACTACTCGCGCAGCACCATCTTCGGGCTGGCGGAGCATTTTCCGCAGCACAGCTATACATTATATACGCCGCGCCTGTCCGGTCCATTTTGCACATTGCCCGCCTGCCATGGCCTGCATGTGCAGGAAGCATGCCCGCTTGGCCGCGCGTTTCCGGCCTTGTGGCGCAGCCTGGGCATCCCCCGCGCGGCACGCGGTCATGGTCTGGACATCTACCACGGCCTGTCCCACGAGCTCCCGCTGACCTCGTTCGGATCGCGCACGCGCACCGTGGTCAGCATGCACGACCTGCTCTTTCTGACCCATCCCCACCTCTATCCATGGGTCGACCGCCAGCTCTATGCGTTCAAATACAGGCAGAGCTGCCTGCGCGCGGACATTGTCGTGGCCATCAGCCAAAAGACCGCCGACGACGTGCACGAACTTTTCGCCGTCCCCCGGGAGCGCATCCGGGTGGCCTATCAAAGCTGCTCCCCGGCCTTCGGCGTCACCAGAGACCAGAACGAAGCGCACAGGCTGCGCACGATTCACGGCCTGCCGGAGCGGTATGTGCTGTTTGTCGGCTCCCTCATCCCCCGCAAGGGCGCCCAGACGCTCATCTCCGCGCTGGCGCAAGTGCCCGGAGCCGACCGGCCGGACCTGGTCATCGTCGGCAAGGGCCCCCTGGAGCCGGCCCTGCGCGAGCAGGCCCGGGACTGCGGCCTTGCAGGGCGGGTCCACTTTCTGGGACAGGTCGCGGACGCGGATCTGCCGGGCCTGTATCAACAGGCAGCCCTGTTTGCCTATCCTTCGGTCGGCGAAGGTTTCGGCATCCCCATCCTGGAGGCCTTGAGCAGCCGGGTTCCGGTCATCACCTCCACCGGCTCATGCTTTGCCGAACCCGGTGGCGACGCCGCCCTGTACACCACGCCGGGCGACGCGTCCGCATTGGCCGAGGCCCTGGCCCGGGTCCTTCGCGACAGCGACCTGCGCCACGACATGATTGCCAAAGGCGTGCGCCACGCCCAGAATTTTCACATCTCGCGCACTTCGGCCGCCCTCATGCAGGTCTACGCCGACCTCTGCACAAAACGATAG
- a CDS encoding glycosyltransferase family 9 protein yields MPLPFSNQECLTVRLSALGDAILTTGVLAYWHAQAGLTFQVLTKPALAPVFAGHPAVTGITAVGEDDLHGARWIAFCRKLAREFGHLPLIDLHVNLRTLLLRSLWPGPTRTYRKFSMTRRLFLATRHPAFAARLRRLNVPQRYCLALEPAAVDAQALRPRIFLDEKEKAAAGETLSRLGFTRPVAIHPYATHPAKTPRPEVWRKLIRKLEATGEQVLILGRHDQPLCPQTPHDLTNATDLRATAALLSLCRVLLTGDSGPMHLATGVDTPVIALFGPTTKEWGFYPSGPHDRVHQSLCPHAPCSLHGQDACGLGNACMKDISEEVLLDLLSSFPS; encoded by the coding sequence ATGCCCCTGCCCTTCAGCAATCAGGAATGCCTGACCGTGCGACTGAGCGCCCTGGGCGACGCCATCCTGACCACGGGAGTGCTCGCATACTGGCATGCACAGGCCGGGCTGACATTTCAGGTGCTGACCAAACCGGCCCTGGCCCCCGTCTTCGCCGGCCACCCGGCCGTGACCGGGATCACGGCCGTCGGGGAGGATGACCTGCACGGCGCGCGCTGGATCGCATTCTGCCGCAAGCTGGCCCGGGAATTCGGCCACCTGCCGCTCATCGACCTGCACGTCAACCTGCGCACCCTGCTGCTGCGCTCCCTCTGGCCCGGCCCTACCCGGACCTACCGCAAATTCTCGATGACCAGGCGGCTGTTTCTGGCCACCCGGCACCCGGCGTTCGCCGCCAGACTGCGGCGCCTCAATGTCCCCCAGCGCTACTGCTTGGCTCTTGAGCCAGCGGCCGTGGATGCGCAGGCCCTGCGACCCCGCATCTTTCTCGACGAGAAAGAAAAAGCAGCGGCCGGTGAAACGCTTTCACGCCTGGGTTTCACGCGCCCCGTCGCCATCCACCCTTACGCCACCCACCCGGCCAAGACTCCGCGCCCTGAAGTCTGGCGAAAACTGATCCGAAAACTGGAAGCAACGGGCGAGCAGGTGCTCATTCTCGGCCGCCATGACCAGCCGCTCTGCCCGCAGACCCCGCATGACCTGACCAACGCCACCGACCTGCGCGCAACCGCGGCCCTGTTGTCCCTGTGCCGGGTCCTGCTCACCGGAGACTCCGGCCCCATGCACCTGGCCACGGGGGTCGACACGCCGGTCATCGCCCTGTTCGGGCCGACGACAAAGGAATGGGGCTTTTACCCATCGGGACCGCATGACCGTGTCCATCAGAGTCTCTGCCCGCACGCGCCCTGCTCCCTGCACGGCCAGGACGCATGCGGGCTCGGCAACGCCTGCATGAAGGACATTTCCGAAGAAGTGCTGCTGGATCTGCTTTCTTCTTTCCCGAGCTGA
- a CDS encoding Fur family transcriptional regulator translates to MKELLGKDMRLTNQRRIILEELKAVTTHPTADEIYGMVRQKMPRISLGTVYRNLEVLSSLGLVRKLENAAGQKRFDGDVSPHHHIRCDVCGKVGDIFDAPDIAGIEHGLDTDFQITGVSLEFSGICPRCQSEKKLAQ, encoded by the coding sequence ATGAAAGAACTCTTGGGCAAAGACATGCGTCTGACAAACCAACGCAGGATCATCCTGGAAGAACTCAAGGCAGTGACCACCCATCCCACTGCCGATGAGATCTACGGCATGGTGCGTCAAAAGATGCCGCGCATCAGTCTGGGCACCGTGTATCGCAACCTTGAGGTTCTCAGCTCGCTCGGCCTGGTGCGCAAACTGGAAAACGCGGCCGGACAGAAACGTTTCGACGGCGACGTCTCGCCCCATCACCACATCCGTTGCGACGTCTGCGGCAAAGTGGGGGACATCTTCGACGCCCCGGACATCGCGGGCATCGAGCACGGGCTTGACACGGATTTCCAGATCACCGGCGTCAGCCTGGAATTCTCGGGCATCTGCCCGCGCTGCCAGTCTGAAAAAAAGCTGGCCCAATAG
- a CDS encoding desulfoferrodoxin codes for MAQRLEVYKCDLCGNIIEVMHGGDGTLVCCGEDMKLQVEGTVDAAREKHVPVIHKTASGYKVVVGEVAHPMLDAHYIEWIELVADGKVYRQYLNPGQAPEAEFCIEAKNVTAREYCNLHGQWKIEN; via the coding sequence ATGGCGCAAAGACTTGAAGTGTACAAATGTGACCTGTGTGGCAATATCATTGAAGTGATGCATGGCGGCGACGGAACCCTGGTCTGCTGCGGAGAGGACATGAAGCTGCAGGTGGAAGGGACCGTGGACGCGGCCCGGGAAAAACATGTACCCGTCATCCACAAAACCGCCTCGGGCTACAAGGTCGTGGTCGGCGAAGTCGCCCACCCCATGCTTGACGCCCATTACATCGAATGGATCGAACTTGTCGCCGACGGCAAGGTCTATCGTCAGTATTTAAACCCCGGCCAGGCCCCTGAAGCCGAATTCTGCATCGAGGCCAAGAACGTCACGGCCCGGGAATATTGCAACCTTCACGGACAGTGGAAAATCGAAAACTAA
- the rd gene encoding rubredoxin has product MDKYVCTLCGYVYDPASGDPDNGVAPGTKFEDIPDDWTCPVCGAGKEDFTKED; this is encoded by the coding sequence ATGGATAAGTATGTTTGCACCCTCTGCGGCTACGTTTACGACCCTGCCAGCGGCGATCCGGACAACGGCGTCGCCCCTGGAACCAAGTTCGAAGACATCCCCGACGACTGGACATGTCCTGTCTGCGGGGCCGGAAAGGAAGATTTCACCAAGGAAGATTGA